A window of Syngnathoides biaculeatus isolate LvHL_M chromosome 9, ASM1980259v1, whole genome shotgun sequence contains these coding sequences:
- the LOC133505547 gene encoding neuronal acetylcholine receptor subunit alpha-7-like isoform X1 — MYCYGCHGGVYQRKLYRDLMVNYNRLERPVQNDSAAILVELGLTLLQIIDVDEKNQVLITNAWLQLQWTDVYLTWDAESYPGVQNLRFPSNLIWVPDILLYNSADERFDATFHTNVLVNATGSCQYIPPGILKSTCYIDVRWFPFDVQKCDLKFGSWTHNGWLLDLQMMDVDISNYIPNGEWDLVGVPAKRNELYYDCCKEPYPDVTFTVTMRRRTLYYGLNLLIPCVLISGLALLVFLLPADSGEKISLGITVLLSLTVFMLLVAEIMPATSDSVPLIAQYFASTMMIVGLSVVVTVLVLQFHHHDPQGGKMPKWVRVILLNWCAWFLHMKKPGEERKTSSQSGVRVAYKYPHASPHHTSTDSTEMSTIQGQASTQSTNTNGNINLYLGYHSMGTDNPSFPTSTDPSALMCGSDGRGRERNPTGSSPGDIHTEQTQTLLLEQLPEISRILEEVQYIARRFREHDEGEAICSEWKFAAAVVDRLCLVAFSLFSIICTFTILMSAPNFIEAVSKDFT, encoded by the exons GCTGCCATGGTGGAGTTTATCAAAGGAAGTTGTACCGGGACTTGATGGTAAATTATAATAGGTTGGAACGACCAGTCCAAAATGATTCTGCAGCCATCCTGGTGGAACTGGGTCTCACTTTGCTACAGATCATTGATGtg GATGAGAAGAACCAAGTTCTTATCACTAATGCATGGCTCCAGCTG CAGTGGACAGATGTATACCTTACATGGGATGCAGAGAGTTACCCTGGTGTTCAAAACCTCCGATTCCCTTCCAATTTGATATGGGTGCCAGATATTCTTCTCTACAACAG TGCTGATGAGAGGTTTGATGCAACGTTCCATACAAATGTACTGGTCAATGCGACAGGCTCCTGCCAGTACATCCCACCAG GAATCCTAAAGAGTACTTGCTACATCGATGTACGCTGGTTCCCATTTGACGTGCAGAAGTGTGACCTAAAATTTGGCTCCTGGACACACAACGGCTGGCTGCTGGACCTCCAGATGATGGACGTGGACATCTCCAACTACATACCCAATGGCGAGTGGGATCTCGTCG GTGTGCCAGCGAAGCGGAATGAGCTCTACTACGACTGTTGCAAGGAACCATACCCTGATGTGACATTCACTGTCACCATGCGCCGTAGGACACTTTACTACGGCCTCAACCTGCTTATCCCCTGCGTGCTCATCTCTGGTTTGGCCCTGCTGGTATTCCTGCTCCCTGCAGACTCTGGAGAGAAAATCTCACTGG GTATCACTGTGCTGCTGTCTCTAACTGTGTTCATGTTACTGGTTGCAGAGATCATGCCTGCTACATCAGACTCTGTTCCTCTAATTG CTCAGTACTTTGCCAGCACAATGATGATTGTGGGCTTATCTGTAGTGGTGACAGTTCTGGTACTCCAGTTCCACCACCACGACCCCCAAGGAGGCAAAATGCCCAAATGG GTTCGAGTCATTCTTCTCAACTGGTGTGCTTGGTTCCTGCACATGAAAAAGCCAGGAGAGGAGAGAAAAACAAGCAGTCAGTCTGGCGTTCGTGTAGCCTACAAGTATCCCCATGCCTCTCCCCACCACACCAGCACCGACAGCACTGAGATGAGCACCATACAAGGCCAGGCCTCCACTCAGTCAACTAACACTAATGGAAACATTAACCTGTACCTGGGATATCATTCCATGGGAACAGACAACCCTTCTTTCCCAACCAGCACTGACCCAAGTGCGCTGATGTGCGGCAGCGATGGCCGAGGCAGAGAGAGAAACCCCACTGGTTCATCCCCGGGTGACATTCACACGGAGCAAACGCAGACTTTACTGCTGGAGCAGCTTCCAGAAATATCTCGAATCCTGGAGGAAGTTCAGTACATCGCCAGGCGCTTCCGAGAGCACGATGAGGGCGAGGCCATCTGCAGCGAGTGGAAGTTTGCAGCGGCGGTGGTGGATCGCTTATGCCTGGTGGCCTTTTCGCTCTTCTCAATCATCTGCACCTTCACCATCCTAATGTCAGCTCCTAATTTCATTGAGGCCGTGTCCAAGGACTTCACATGA
- the LOC133505547 gene encoding neuronal acetylcholine receptor subunit alpha-7-like isoform X2 has protein sequence MYCYGCHGGVYQRKLYRDLMVNYNRLERPVQNDSAAILVELGLTLLQIIDVDEKNQVLITNAWLQLWTDVYLTWDAESYPGVQNLRFPSNLIWVPDILLYNSADERFDATFHTNVLVNATGSCQYIPPGILKSTCYIDVRWFPFDVQKCDLKFGSWTHNGWLLDLQMMDVDISNYIPNGEWDLVGVPAKRNELYYDCCKEPYPDVTFTVTMRRRTLYYGLNLLIPCVLISGLALLVFLLPADSGEKISLGITVLLSLTVFMLLVAEIMPATSDSVPLIAQYFASTMMIVGLSVVVTVLVLQFHHHDPQGGKMPKWVRVILLNWCAWFLHMKKPGEERKTSSQSGVRVAYKYPHASPHHTSTDSTEMSTIQGQASTQSTNTNGNINLYLGYHSMGTDNPSFPTSTDPSALMCGSDGRGRERNPTGSSPGDIHTEQTQTLLLEQLPEISRILEEVQYIARRFREHDEGEAICSEWKFAAAVVDRLCLVAFSLFSIICTFTILMSAPNFIEAVSKDFT, from the exons GCTGCCATGGTGGAGTTTATCAAAGGAAGTTGTACCGGGACTTGATGGTAAATTATAATAGGTTGGAACGACCAGTCCAAAATGATTCTGCAGCCATCCTGGTGGAACTGGGTCTCACTTTGCTACAGATCATTGATGtg GATGAGAAGAACCAAGTTCTTATCACTAATGCATGGCTCCAGCTG TGGACAGATGTATACCTTACATGGGATGCAGAGAGTTACCCTGGTGTTCAAAACCTCCGATTCCCTTCCAATTTGATATGGGTGCCAGATATTCTTCTCTACAACAG TGCTGATGAGAGGTTTGATGCAACGTTCCATACAAATGTACTGGTCAATGCGACAGGCTCCTGCCAGTACATCCCACCAG GAATCCTAAAGAGTACTTGCTACATCGATGTACGCTGGTTCCCATTTGACGTGCAGAAGTGTGACCTAAAATTTGGCTCCTGGACACACAACGGCTGGCTGCTGGACCTCCAGATGATGGACGTGGACATCTCCAACTACATACCCAATGGCGAGTGGGATCTCGTCG GTGTGCCAGCGAAGCGGAATGAGCTCTACTACGACTGTTGCAAGGAACCATACCCTGATGTGACATTCACTGTCACCATGCGCCGTAGGACACTTTACTACGGCCTCAACCTGCTTATCCCCTGCGTGCTCATCTCTGGTTTGGCCCTGCTGGTATTCCTGCTCCCTGCAGACTCTGGAGAGAAAATCTCACTGG GTATCACTGTGCTGCTGTCTCTAACTGTGTTCATGTTACTGGTTGCAGAGATCATGCCTGCTACATCAGACTCTGTTCCTCTAATTG CTCAGTACTTTGCCAGCACAATGATGATTGTGGGCTTATCTGTAGTGGTGACAGTTCTGGTACTCCAGTTCCACCACCACGACCCCCAAGGAGGCAAAATGCCCAAATGG GTTCGAGTCATTCTTCTCAACTGGTGTGCTTGGTTCCTGCACATGAAAAAGCCAGGAGAGGAGAGAAAAACAAGCAGTCAGTCTGGCGTTCGTGTAGCCTACAAGTATCCCCATGCCTCTCCCCACCACACCAGCACCGACAGCACTGAGATGAGCACCATACAAGGCCAGGCCTCCACTCAGTCAACTAACACTAATGGAAACATTAACCTGTACCTGGGATATCATTCCATGGGAACAGACAACCCTTCTTTCCCAACCAGCACTGACCCAAGTGCGCTGATGTGCGGCAGCGATGGCCGAGGCAGAGAGAGAAACCCCACTGGTTCATCCCCGGGTGACATTCACACGGAGCAAACGCAGACTTTACTGCTGGAGCAGCTTCCAGAAATATCTCGAATCCTGGAGGAAGTTCAGTACATCGCCAGGCGCTTCCGAGAGCACGATGAGGGCGAGGCCATCTGCAGCGAGTGGAAGTTTGCAGCGGCGGTGGTGGATCGCTTATGCCTGGTGGCCTTTTCGCTCTTCTCAATCATCTGCACCTTCACCATCCTAATGTCAGCTCCTAATTTCATTGAGGCCGTGTCCAAGGACTTCACATGA
- the LOC133505547 gene encoding neuronal acetylcholine receptor subunit alpha-7-like isoform X3, translated as MYCYGCHGGVYQRKLYRDLMVNYNRLERPVQNDSAAILVELGLTLLQIIDVDEKNQVLITNAWLQLQWTDVYLTWDAESYPGVQNLRFPSNLIWVPDILLYNSADERFDATFHTNVLVNATGSCQYIPPGILKSTCYIDVRWFPFDVQKCDLKFGSWTHNGWLLDLQMMDVDISNYIPNGEWDLVGITVLLSLTVFMLLVAEIMPATSDSVPLIAQYFASTMMIVGLSVVVTVLVLQFHHHDPQGGKMPKWVRVILLNWCAWFLHMKKPGEERKTSSQSGVRVAYKYPHASPHHTSTDSTEMSTIQGQASTQSTNTNGNINLYLGYHSMGTDNPSFPTSTDPSALMCGSDGRGRERNPTGSSPGDIHTEQTQTLLLEQLPEISRILEEVQYIARRFREHDEGEAICSEWKFAAAVVDRLCLVAFSLFSIICTFTILMSAPNFIEAVSKDFT; from the exons GCTGCCATGGTGGAGTTTATCAAAGGAAGTTGTACCGGGACTTGATGGTAAATTATAATAGGTTGGAACGACCAGTCCAAAATGATTCTGCAGCCATCCTGGTGGAACTGGGTCTCACTTTGCTACAGATCATTGATGtg GATGAGAAGAACCAAGTTCTTATCACTAATGCATGGCTCCAGCTG CAGTGGACAGATGTATACCTTACATGGGATGCAGAGAGTTACCCTGGTGTTCAAAACCTCCGATTCCCTTCCAATTTGATATGGGTGCCAGATATTCTTCTCTACAACAG TGCTGATGAGAGGTTTGATGCAACGTTCCATACAAATGTACTGGTCAATGCGACAGGCTCCTGCCAGTACATCCCACCAG GAATCCTAAAGAGTACTTGCTACATCGATGTACGCTGGTTCCCATTTGACGTGCAGAAGTGTGACCTAAAATTTGGCTCCTGGACACACAACGGCTGGCTGCTGGACCTCCAGATGATGGACGTGGACATCTCCAACTACATACCCAATGGCGAGTGGGATCTCGTCG GTATCACTGTGCTGCTGTCTCTAACTGTGTTCATGTTACTGGTTGCAGAGATCATGCCTGCTACATCAGACTCTGTTCCTCTAATTG CTCAGTACTTTGCCAGCACAATGATGATTGTGGGCTTATCTGTAGTGGTGACAGTTCTGGTACTCCAGTTCCACCACCACGACCCCCAAGGAGGCAAAATGCCCAAATGG GTTCGAGTCATTCTTCTCAACTGGTGTGCTTGGTTCCTGCACATGAAAAAGCCAGGAGAGGAGAGAAAAACAAGCAGTCAGTCTGGCGTTCGTGTAGCCTACAAGTATCCCCATGCCTCTCCCCACCACACCAGCACCGACAGCACTGAGATGAGCACCATACAAGGCCAGGCCTCCACTCAGTCAACTAACACTAATGGAAACATTAACCTGTACCTGGGATATCATTCCATGGGAACAGACAACCCTTCTTTCCCAACCAGCACTGACCCAAGTGCGCTGATGTGCGGCAGCGATGGCCGAGGCAGAGAGAGAAACCCCACTGGTTCATCCCCGGGTGACATTCACACGGAGCAAACGCAGACTTTACTGCTGGAGCAGCTTCCAGAAATATCTCGAATCCTGGAGGAAGTTCAGTACATCGCCAGGCGCTTCCGAGAGCACGATGAGGGCGAGGCCATCTGCAGCGAGTGGAAGTTTGCAGCGGCGGTGGTGGATCGCTTATGCCTGGTGGCCTTTTCGCTCTTCTCAATCATCTGCACCTTCACCATCCTAATGTCAGCTCCTAATTTCATTGAGGCCGTGTCCAAGGACTTCACATGA